ccaattgatttataacatatTTAAGGTTCTTTGGGATATCTTACATATTACTAAATGAGAACTTATCTCTCTCCTCTTTCATtagttttcattaatttttttttatgttgagaTACACCTCTTGTTTTGAGAAATTTGTTCACAAGTCGTTCATTCTCCTTCAGAATTCATACCCACTTACATAAGTTCCGTATTAAAATCCAAATTATTAATCACATTCTTATAGAGCACAACAAATTTCTAAGAAACTGCAACAATCTATGTTTATCACAGGTCACAGCAtcacatgaaaatgaaaagagaaGCCTCTGGACTAACTAGAAGGTTCAATCAACACTGGACTAAGGCAGAAACAGAGGCTAATTAACAACATTTTGCAGAAACAGATGAGATAAGATGAGGCTCTGTTTCATCTGAATCATTTCACATTAAACTAGGATTAAAAATTGTGAATCAAGGGAAATCTTTATTAGCTAGAAAAGTTCCAAGATGTATTACTCATGGATTGCTTCTCATGACTTCCAACAGAAAGTCCTTTGTCTGTTGAGGATCAACAGAGTCACCATCACATAGTCCCTGAAGTATCTGAACAGAGGAACTAATAATAATTGCTCCATTTGAAGTAGCTAGAGTAATGTCAATGATCTCAAATCCCAACAGGCACATAACCTCCATGAATTTAGTAAAGATCCCAGGTCTCTTCTCAGTTGTGATCTTTAACCAAAACTTCCTCTTCCCAATCTTACAAAACTGCACATTCTCCTgtccaaaataacaaaaaaaatcatcaagaaagataaaaaaaaaggaatcaagaaccgactgataaataaaaaaaacctcGATTCCCGTTTTCTTCATCTCCATTTTCAAATCAATAGCTTCAACCTCAGGTTTTATAGTATGAACCGTTTGTTGTTCATAAATCTCAAGAGGAGTTTCTTCCATTTCATGAAGCTTCTCTGTAAGATTCTCAACAATCTTCTGAAGCTCTCCTATGTAAGTAATCGCATCTTCAACAATACTCGCTTTAGTCATCTGGataacaacaaaaagaaaaacaaaaactacaGCTATCATCaccaaaacacacacacacaatgaACAAAAATCTAAGATTGTGGATTTTACGTTTGTGACAGTTGGAACATGAGATCGCAGAGCCATAAGCCGACCATGTAGCTTCTCTCTTCTACGTCTCTCAGCTTCAAGATTTGGCGATTTGAAGCTTTCATtgacttcatcttcttccttctctttcctTACTTGTCTCCTACGGTTAATCTTGACTGGTTCTTGAAATTTGTTTCCTCCGCCCATTATTTTTCCTTCTTCTCCGATAATTTTCACACAGAAgtgtttcttttcttgtttatgGTTAAAAGG
This portion of the Brassica napus cultivar Da-Ae unplaced genomic scaffold, Da-Ae ScsIHWf_1054;HRSCAF=1482, whole genome shotgun sequence genome encodes:
- the LOC125595403 gene encoding transcription factor DYT1-like; the encoded protein is MPFNHKQEKKHFCVKIIGEEGKIMGGGNKFQEPVKINRRRQVRKEKEEDEVNESFKSPNLEAERRRREKLHGRLMALRSHVPTVTNMTKASIVEDAITYIGELQKIVENLTEKLHEMEETPLEIYEQQTVHTIKPEVEAIDLKMEMKKTGIEENVQFCKIGKRKFWLKITTEKRPGIFTKFMEVMCLLGFEIIDITLATSNGAIIISSSVQILQGLCDGDSVDPQQTKDFLLEVMRSNP